The Mesorhizobium koreense genome includes a window with the following:
- a CDS encoding LysR family transcriptional regulator, producing the protein MTSVTVHPARDDNSSVAVRRQLLDLASRLDLRSIRHSIVAAEQLSFHRAAAVLGVNQSVVSRKIRALEDQLGVSLFERHHAGVRLTRAGKEFICQARSSLGDLDYAVKAARSAGNGSRGCLRIGFVCSLSTGFLRELVMEFARAHQAVTIELNNGAPPDHVRYVRDRTIDIAFLIGSPGLVDCDAEVWWHERIFCVLPSDHPLAVADAVNWSDIRAESFIVSRDEPGPAIHTYLIKRLATLGVHPNVRRLYVCRESLIHLVEMGFGITLTSESTAGTPFRGVVFRPIAGRRDILPYVGVWSRTNDNPALRRFVSLARLKKSAGLPVVSVERRETFCRTTKPRP; encoded by the coding sequence GTGACTTCCGTGACAGTCCACCCGGCCCGGGACGATAATTCGTCCGTAGCGGTCCGGCGACAGCTCCTGGATTTGGCTTCGCGTCTCGATCTTCGATCGATACGGCATTCAATCGTGGCGGCTGAGCAACTGAGCTTTCATCGGGCAGCCGCAGTCCTTGGTGTCAATCAGTCTGTGGTGAGCCGCAAAATCCGCGCTCTAGAAGACCAACTCGGCGTGTCCTTGTTCGAACGGCACCACGCTGGCGTCCGCCTTACAAGAGCTGGTAAGGAATTCATCTGTCAGGCGCGATCCTCACTTGGCGATCTCGATTATGCCGTAAAAGCCGCGAGAAGCGCTGGCAACGGTTCTCGAGGGTGCTTGCGCATCGGGTTCGTCTGCTCTTTGTCGACGGGCTTCCTTCGTGAACTTGTCATGGAGTTCGCACGTGCCCACCAGGCAGTCACGATCGAGTTGAACAATGGAGCGCCGCCAGACCATGTTCGATACGTACGTGACCGTACGATAGACATCGCTTTCCTGATCGGATCGCCAGGTCTGGTGGATTGCGATGCGGAGGTTTGGTGGCACGAGAGAATATTTTGTGTCCTACCATCCGATCATCCTCTTGCGGTCGCCGATGCTGTTAATTGGTCAGATATTCGCGCTGAATCTTTCATTGTGAGCCGCGACGAGCCGGGCCCTGCGATCCACACCTATCTCATCAAGCGGTTGGCGACCCTCGGTGTCCATCCGAATGTGCGGCGCCTGTACGTTTGCAGAGAAAGTCTGATTCACCTAGTGGAAATGGGATTTGGCATCACGCTGACAAGTGAGTCGACCGCAGGTACCCCATTTCGAGGTGTCGTGTTCAGGCCAATAGCAGGGCGGCGCGACATACTGCCGTATGTTGGTGTTTGGTCGCGTACCAATGACAATCCCGCGCTGCGTCGGTTCGTAAGCTTGGCCCGGCTCAAGAAGAGTGCCGGACTGCCTGTGGTTTCAGTGGAACGTCGGGAGACGTTCTGTAGAACGACCAAACCGCGGCCCTAA
- a CDS encoding ATP-binding cassette domain-containing protein gives MDAILSVTDLRKTYQAVEALRGVALEVKAGEVHAICGDNGAGKSTLIKLIAGVETADGGEIRVRGRSVAFNNPRDALAAGIATIHQDLGLAPRMTVYQNIFMGSELERRSFGLRLLDRKGMMEQSLGYLRQLSSSLTDMTVAVEGLSGGQRQAVAICRALRWKADIIIMDEPTAALGVRETEQVLALIRQLKANGTTVILISHNMNDVISVADQVTILRAGRTVLSTGVGKLTAEALAQLVLVGRAADGTYS, from the coding sequence ATGGACGCCATTCTTTCGGTCACGGACCTGCGCAAGACCTATCAAGCGGTCGAAGCCTTGCGCGGTGTCGCTCTCGAGGTCAAGGCGGGCGAAGTGCACGCGATCTGCGGCGACAACGGCGCGGGCAAGTCGACGTTGATCAAGCTGATCGCGGGTGTCGAGACCGCCGACGGCGGCGAAATCCGCGTCCGGGGACGAAGCGTCGCCTTCAACAATCCGCGCGACGCACTGGCGGCCGGCATCGCGACGATCCACCAGGATCTGGGCCTCGCACCCCGCATGACGGTTTACCAGAACATCTTCATGGGTTCCGAACTGGAGCGTCGATCTTTCGGACTGCGCCTTCTCGACCGGAAAGGGATGATGGAGCAATCGCTCGGTTACCTCAGGCAACTGAGTTCCAGCCTCACCGATATGACGGTCGCGGTGGAGGGTTTGTCGGGCGGCCAGCGTCAAGCCGTCGCGATCTGCCGGGCGCTCCGATGGAAAGCCGACATCATCATCATGGATGAACCCACCGCCGCTCTCGGCGTGCGGGAAACGGAGCAGGTTTTGGCGCTTATACGCCAGCTAAAGGCAAACGGGACAACCGTTATCTTGATCAGCCACAACATGAACGACGTCATCTCGGTTGCCGACCAGGTGACGATTCTGCGCGCCGGCCGCACGGTGCTGTCGACCGGGGTAGGGAAACTCACGGCTGAAGCGCTTGCACAGCTTGTACTCGTCGGGAGGGCAGCCGATGGAACATATTCTTGA
- a CDS encoding ABC transporter permease, translating into MKPFLARYGTALMGVAICVLLAVFAQNFATPANLVNVLKQSSFLMLLAIGFTFALITSELDLSFASICSLAAVVTGALLYHHYPFVLAILVGLGIGAAGGMLNGCLVTVVKVPSLIATLGMASIAGGTAFMLTGGVAFVGRWDPYFLFLAKGSVLGVPVLVIVTVVAFALSVLVTERMRLGIHMRATGEAPESARRAGVAIRRMKFLGLTLSGLAAGLVAVLLVANLSSASPDMAGDFLLEAIAATLLGMTMFTPGRANVAGSAAGALIITVLGNGLVLLGAAYYLQSIVLGLIIIGSVSVSASVMKKAAFSM; encoded by the coding sequence ATGAAGCCGTTCCTTGCTCGCTACGGAACCGCATTGATGGGAGTGGCAATCTGCGTGCTGCTCGCGGTGTTCGCGCAGAACTTCGCGACTCCGGCCAATCTCGTGAATGTGCTCAAGCAGTCGAGCTTCCTCATGTTGCTGGCTATTGGTTTCACCTTTGCGCTCATCACCTCGGAACTCGATCTTTCTTTCGCCAGCATCTGCAGCCTTGCCGCTGTCGTCACTGGCGCGCTTCTCTATCACCACTATCCGTTTGTGCTTGCCATCCTGGTGGGACTGGGGATCGGCGCGGCCGGCGGTATGCTCAACGGATGCCTGGTGACGGTCGTGAAGGTGCCGTCGCTGATCGCGACGCTCGGCATGGCTTCCATCGCTGGAGGCACCGCCTTCATGCTGACGGGCGGCGTCGCCTTTGTCGGGCGCTGGGATCCCTATTTTCTTTTCCTTGCCAAAGGTTCCGTCCTCGGCGTGCCGGTTCTCGTGATCGTCACCGTCGTGGCTTTCGCCCTGTCGGTGCTGGTCACCGAAAGGATGCGCCTCGGCATTCATATGCGCGCCACCGGCGAGGCGCCGGAATCCGCGCGGCGGGCCGGCGTCGCAATCCGGAGGATGAAATTCCTCGGCCTGACGCTGTCGGGATTGGCCGCCGGTCTCGTGGCTGTCCTATTGGTGGCGAATCTCTCGTCCGCATCGCCTGACATGGCGGGCGATTTCCTGCTCGAGGCGATCGCGGCGACTCTTCTCGGCATGACGATGTTCACGCCGGGCAGGGCCAATGTGGCCGGCTCCGCTGCCGGCGCGCTCATTATCACCGTGCTCGGTAACGGCCTCGTGCTGCTCGGCGCCGCCTATTACCTGCAGAGCATCGTTCTCGGGCTCATCATCATCGGCTCGGTGAGCGTCTCCGCGAGCGTGATGAAGAAGGCGGCCTTTTCCATGTAG
- a CDS encoding benzoate/H(+) symporter BenE family transporter yields the protein MADQENLLLKKCSNGFPVAELTNAFVSFLFAASAPVAIILSAGAKGGLSQSDIASWIFAAFAINGVLTIAMSAIYRQPLAFFWTIPGTVLVASALQHLTFPEVIGAYFVTAALILALGLTGSVKIVMDRIPLPIVMGMVAGVFLGFGLDWIRSFGSDPWLTAAMTITFFVLSAFPSIQKRFPPMIGVLIAGVATLMIAGKTPSIEGITLATAFARPQLYTPVFSWPAAFELVLPLAITVVAVYTPQGVSLLRSAGHEPPVNAITNACGIFSALAACFGCVSTCLTGPSSAILASSEDKGRHWIAGICLGILAILFGVFSPLVTRALLATPRAFVASLAGLALLRILQSAFQTSFKQKFSLGALVAFLVTLGAPPLFGIGAPFWGIVFGLATSVALERSDFRDSPPGPGR from the coding sequence ATGGCCGATCAGGAAAATCTCCTTCTCAAAAAGTGCTCGAATGGCTTCCCGGTCGCTGAGCTCACGAATGCATTCGTCTCCTTCCTGTTCGCTGCCTCGGCACCCGTGGCAATCATTCTCAGCGCAGGCGCGAAGGGCGGCCTCAGCCAGTCCGACATCGCGTCCTGGATTTTTGCCGCCTTCGCTATCAATGGCGTGCTGACGATCGCGATGTCGGCAATTTACCGGCAACCGCTCGCATTCTTCTGGACGATCCCCGGCACGGTGCTCGTGGCCAGCGCGCTGCAGCACCTCACATTTCCCGAGGTGATCGGGGCTTATTTCGTCACCGCCGCGCTCATACTTGCGCTGGGACTGACCGGGTCGGTCAAGATCGTCATGGACCGCATTCCCTTGCCGATCGTGATGGGCATGGTCGCCGGCGTCTTTCTCGGCTTCGGGCTGGATTGGATCAGGTCGTTCGGATCCGACCCCTGGCTTACGGCTGCGATGACGATCACCTTCTTCGTGCTCTCAGCCTTTCCATCAATCCAGAAGCGATTCCCGCCAATGATCGGCGTGCTGATCGCCGGTGTCGCTACGCTGATGATCGCCGGAAAAACCCCGAGCATCGAGGGCATTACACTTGCCACCGCCTTCGCGCGGCCGCAGCTCTACACGCCGGTATTCTCCTGGCCGGCCGCCTTCGAGCTGGTTCTCCCGCTCGCAATCACCGTGGTTGCGGTCTATACGCCACAAGGTGTGTCGCTCCTGAGAAGCGCAGGCCATGAGCCGCCCGTGAATGCAATCACCAATGCCTGCGGCATCTTTTCGGCGCTGGCGGCATGCTTTGGCTGCGTCTCGACCTGTCTTACCGGCCCGTCGAGCGCCATCCTCGCGTCCAGCGAGGATAAAGGCCGCCATTGGATCGCTGGAATCTGTTTGGGGATACTGGCGATACTGTTCGGCGTATTCTCGCCGCTCGTCACGCGAGCCTTGTTGGCGACGCCGAGAGCGTTCGTCGCGTCGCTCGCTGGTCTGGCGCTTCTTCGCATCCTCCAGAGCGCATTCCAGACCTCTTTTAAACAGAAGTTTTCACTGGGTGCATTGGTCGCCTTTCTGGTGACGTTGGGCGCCCCGCCGCTCTTTGGCATAGGCGCGCCTTTTTGGGGAATCGTATTTGGCCTCGCTACAAGCGTGGCCTTGGAAAGGAGTGACTTCCGTGACAGTCCACCCGGCCCGGGACGATAA
- a CDS encoding sugar ABC transporter substrate-binding protein produces MKLQSFAIAAATGLFMAATNSAFAFDLGIIAFQMSAETHARCANAAEAAAREKGWTATVLNSNGALPTHAQQIQDLVQKKVNGIILCMSKPVQFDAQLAAARKAGIPVISVMSGGSSQTLFDIEDNEYAAGAMSALYLFGKIGYEGAILTERFDGNVGTRIRGKVLDVVLSENTGVTVAGSHSMAKTASWQDDVRKGMQALILQNAGNFKGVWASFDGQAFIIDDLLRDQGLKKGDVTLVSTDGGPEAFRRIKDPDSMLTATVAIPFEAMGKAAVDDMERIAVKGASKESIVSGPYLYMPAELVDASNVDRFLK; encoded by the coding sequence ATGAAACTTCAATCGTTTGCCATCGCGGCTGCCACCGGTCTCTTCATGGCGGCCACGAACTCGGCCTTTGCCTTCGACCTCGGCATCATTGCCTTTCAGATGTCGGCCGAGACTCACGCGCGATGCGCCAACGCGGCTGAGGCCGCCGCCAGGGAGAAGGGGTGGACCGCCACCGTTCTCAATTCCAACGGCGCATTGCCGACCCATGCACAGCAGATCCAGGACCTAGTCCAGAAGAAGGTCAACGGCATCATCCTTTGCATGTCGAAGCCCGTGCAGTTCGACGCGCAACTCGCCGCGGCCAGGAAAGCGGGCATCCCGGTCATCTCCGTGATGAGCGGCGGCAGTTCGCAGACGCTCTTCGACATCGAGGACAATGAATACGCCGCCGGCGCGATGTCGGCGCTCTATCTGTTCGGCAAGATCGGCTATGAAGGCGCCATTCTCACGGAACGCTTCGACGGCAATGTCGGTACGCGCATCCGTGGAAAGGTGCTCGATGTCGTCCTTTCCGAGAACACAGGCGTCACCGTCGCCGGCTCGCATTCCATGGCCAAGACCGCAAGTTGGCAGGATGACGTCCGCAAGGGAATGCAGGCGCTCATTCTGCAAAATGCCGGCAACTTCAAGGGCGTCTGGGCTTCCTTCGACGGCCAGGCCTTCATCATCGATGATCTCCTGCGCGATCAGGGCCTGAAGAAGGGCGATGTGACGCTGGTGAGCACCGACGGTGGACCGGAGGCGTTCCGGCGCATCAAGGATCCGGATTCCATGCTTACCGCGACCGTCGCGATACCTTTCGAGGCCATGGGCAAGGCGGCTGTCGATGACATGGAGCGCATCGCGGTCAAGGGCGCGTCGAAGGAGTCGATTGTCTCCGGCCCCTATCTCTACATGCCGGCCGAACTCGTTGACGCCTCCAACGTCGATCGATTCCTGAAATAG
- the trpC gene encoding indole-3-glycerol phosphate synthase TrpC — MEHILDRIVAYKREEVASARARVSEASLVAAVSGAPAVRGFAAALAARSRAGRLGLIAEIKRASPSRGVIRQDFEPDRLATAYERGGAACLSVLTDGPSFQGDPEHLRLARGACALPVMRKDFLVDPYQVFEARLWGADAILIIMAAVGDRLASELEAAAAQLGMDVLVEVHNEYELDRALSLRTSLIGINNRDLRTFQQSLDTALRLAPHVPSDRRVIAESAIRSHADCRFLADHGITSFLVGEGLMRHDDLEAATRALLGEGG; from the coding sequence ATGGAACATATTCTTGACCGGATCGTGGCATACAAGCGCGAGGAAGTGGCGTCAGCACGCGCTCGTGTCTCCGAAGCCTCGCTTGTTGCCGCAGTCTCCGGGGCTCCGGCTGTTCGCGGCTTTGCGGCTGCGCTGGCCGCACGATCGCGCGCGGGTCGGCTCGGTCTCATCGCCGAAATCAAGCGCGCCAGTCCCTCAAGGGGCGTCATTCGCCAGGACTTCGAGCCGGATCGACTCGCAACGGCCTATGAACGAGGCGGCGCGGCCTGTCTTTCCGTCCTGACGGACGGACCGTCGTTCCAGGGTGATCCGGAGCATCTGCGCCTGGCGCGCGGCGCCTGCGCGCTTCCGGTCATGCGCAAGGATTTTCTCGTCGACCCCTACCAGGTCTTCGAAGCGCGGCTCTGGGGAGCTGACGCGATCCTTATCATCATGGCCGCCGTAGGGGACAGGTTGGCGAGCGAACTCGAGGCGGCAGCCGCCCAACTCGGCATGGACGTGCTGGTGGAGGTTCACAACGAGTACGAGCTCGACCGTGCGCTCTCGCTGAGGACGAGCCTGATCGGGATCAACAATCGTGATCTCAGAACGTTTCAGCAATCTCTGGACACCGCGCTTCGGCTTGCCCCGCATGTTCCTTCCGACCGCCGCGTGATCGCCGAGAGCGCAATCCGTAGCCACGCCGATTGCAGATTTCTTGCCGACCACGGAATCACAAGCTTTCTCGTCGGCGAAGGGTTGATGCGGCATGACGACCTGGAGGCGGCGACTCGAGCTTTGCTCGGGGAGGGGGGTTAA
- a CDS encoding SDR family NAD(P)-dependent oxidoreductase: MRVCIVTGADGGIGSEVVRCLLRDGWSVYASGLGDALAPDLIREASTAIAYLAADLTNFDAAENLAARCVERFGRLDGLVHCAGQSKVASLRELNLDEWDHLLDVNLGCAFRMVRAVSGPMTAFGRGGAIVMISSIAWLSGGANPAYGAAKGGVNTLTFNVAQALGPHGIRANAVAPGIIATAMVRNAFKAEGFANLDRAASARTPLRRLGRPEEVAETVAFLMSERASFITGAVVPVSGGLELLSPIGSLAEAAA; this comes from the coding sequence ATGCGCGTCTGTATCGTCACAGGTGCTGACGGCGGTATCGGATCGGAAGTCGTCCGCTGCCTGCTTCGCGATGGCTGGAGTGTGTATGCGTCCGGGCTTGGCGACGCGCTTGCCCCGGACCTGATCCGCGAAGCAAGCACTGCGATTGCTTACTTGGCCGCCGATCTCACAAATTTCGATGCGGCTGAGAACCTCGCGGCGCGCTGCGTCGAGCGATTTGGACGCCTCGACGGCCTCGTCCATTGCGCCGGCCAATCGAAGGTCGCGTCGCTCCGGGAGTTGAACCTCGACGAGTGGGACCATCTTCTCGACGTCAACCTCGGATGCGCCTTCCGTATGGTCCGCGCCGTGAGCGGCCCGATGACCGCGTTCGGACGTGGTGGCGCCATCGTCATGATCTCATCGATCGCCTGGCTGAGCGGCGGCGCCAATCCCGCCTACGGTGCGGCGAAAGGGGGCGTGAACACGCTCACTTTCAATGTCGCTCAGGCCTTGGGACCCCACGGAATACGCGCCAACGCCGTTGCGCCGGGCATCATTGCCACGGCCATGGTGCGCAACGCCTTCAAGGCCGAGGGCTTCGCCAATCTCGATCGAGCCGCCTCCGCGCGAACACCGCTACGGCGTCTCGGCCGCCCCGAAGAGGTGGCGGAGACGGTCGCGTTCCTGATGTCGGAACGGGCATCGTTCATCACCGGCGCGGTGGTCCCGGTCAGCGGCGGGCTTGAGCTTCTTTCGCCGATCGGCAGCCTCGCGGAGGCCGCAGCATGA